The Polyodon spathula isolate WHYD16114869_AA chromosome 3, ASM1765450v1, whole genome shotgun sequence genome has a segment encoding these proteins:
- the xkr9 gene encoding XK-related protein 9, with amino-acid sequence MKLSAYRFAWTVFGILTYILDIGADICVAFQYFSRGHYSWFALTLVFVFIATVTIQIFSLSWFKDDPPEPSDTRRCSPGQITAVHWFQMGIFIRYNDVLRKRFKAVYRSSQDIHSDVFSIVADLSMLRLFETFLESAPQLILQISIILEHKERFSIQYVTILTSFMAIAWATVDYQRCLRRSLKMKEIVFGLPTVVYLLYKLFTITSRILSIALLTIVNIYFTLALVAVVWLFGTIWAFRQHTDFCTSKYLEVYYRAVVGVILVFTFFNIKGQNTHVPMTVYYTLYVLQTAGVLILFWCQKLSLTEPVLLAVTITTAVTIILGLICLVLYYLYLHPTKNVPNVADEIDGLEARPSREQLSRISRFLQQ; translated from the exons atgaaattatcAGCATACCGTTTTGCTTGGACTGTTTTTGGAATACTGACATATATATTAGACATTGGTGCAGACATATGTGTGGCTTTTCAGTACTTTTCCAGGGGTCACTATTCCTGGTTTGCACTGACTCTTGTATTTGTGTTCATTGCAACAGTAACCATTCAAATATTCAGTCTCTCTTGGTTCAAGGATGATCCCCCAGAGCCTTCAGACACTCGCAGGTGCTCCCCAGGGCAGATTACCGCAGTGCATTGGTTTCAGATGGGGATTTTTATAAG GTACAATGACGTACTTCGTAAGAGATTCAAGGCAGTTTATCGGTCCAGCCAGGATATCCACAGTGATGTATTCAGCATAGTAGCTGACTTGAGTATGTTAAGACTGTTTGAGACTTTCCTGGAGAGTGCCCCTCAGCTCATATTGCAGATCTCCATCATCCTGGAGCACAAGGAAAGGTTTTCTATTCAGT ATGTCACCATCCTAACATCATTCATGGCTATTGCCTGGGCAACTGTTGACTACCAGAGGTGTTTGCGAAGATCCCTGAAAATGAAGGAAATTGTTTTTGGGTTACCCACAGTTGTATATCTGCTGTACAAGCTCTTCACAATAACTTCCCGGATATTAAGCATAGCCCTCCTGACCATTGTAAATATCTACTTCACTTTAGCATTGGTTGCTGTAGTGTGGTTGTTTGGTACAATTTGGGCCTTCAGACAACACACAGATTTCTGTACATCAAAATATTTGGAAGTGTATTACAGGGCTGTGGTTGGGGTAATACTAGTTTTTACCTTTTTCAATATAAAAGGCCAAAATACACATGTTCCAATGACAGTGTATTATACACTGTATGTCTTGCAGACAGCAGGTGtacttattttgttttggtgtcaGAAGCTCTCACTTACAGAACCTGTCTTGTTGGCTGTCACCATAACCACAGCTGTTACAATTATACTAGGACTAATCTGTCTTGTACTATATTATCTCTATTTACACCCAACAAAAAATGTTCCAAATGTAGCCGATGAAATTGATGGATTAGAAGCTAGACCAAGCAGGGAACAATTGTCTCGAATAAGTCGTTTCTTACAGCAATAA